The segment CGATACTGCCGACTCTTTTTATGAGGTTCTTCAGAGAGAAATTAAAGTTGTCCCTACCCTGCGGGGTAAAACTGTTGTAAATCTCTTTTATGAAGATAGTACCAGGACAAGAATATCCTTCGAGTTAGCGGAAAAAAGGCTTTCTGCAAGTCCGATGAATTTTTCTGCCTCTACCAGTTCGGTGAAAAAAGGTGAAACACTCAAGGACACAATTCGCAATATTGAAGCAATGAAGATTGATATGGTGGTTGTGAGGCATAGTGCTGCAGGTGTACCCTATTTTCTCACTCAGTGCACCGATGCGGTTATTGTGAACGCCGGTGATGGTCTTCATGAGCATCCTACCCAGGCACTTTTGGATATGATGACCATACGACAGAAACTGGGAAAACTTCAGGGACTTAAAGTTGCGATAATCGGGGATATTTTCCACAGCCGGGTAGCCCGCTCAAATGCCTGGGGGATGAAAACCATGGGTGTGGATGTGGTCCTGTGTGGCCCACCAACCCTCTTGCCTCAGCACCCTTACAGTCTGGGAGTTAATGTTACGGATAGTGTTGAGGAAGCGATTGAGGGGGCGGACGTTGTGATGATGCTTCGTATGCAGCTTGAACGTCAGTCAAGTGGTGTTTTCCCATCAATACGGGAATACAGGGATCGTTATGGTCTTGATCTCGAAAAAATATCAAAACTAAGTAAAGATGCCCTTATCATGCATCCGGGACCGGTTAACAGGGGTGTGGAGCTGGCATCAACTGTGGCCGACAGTCCAAATTCGGTTATTCTCGATCAGGTTACAAACGGAGTCGCTGTACGGATGGCGGTTCTCTATCTTCTTGGGGGTGGTGAAAGTGAATAGGAAATCAGCAGGTGCAACAATATACATGCCCCAATTGTCACAGGAGCAGCCATCTTTTGTCTTGAAAAATGGGCGGGTGATTGATCCTGCAAACAATGTCGATTCAATATGCGATGTCTTTGTTTGTGATGGGCGGATAAAATCGGTGGGTAAAGATATCTCTCAGCAATACAGTGAAACGCGGGTTATAGATGTAAAAGGTACCTGGGTTGTCCCCGGGCTTATGGATATGCATGTACATCTCAGAGAACCGGGCAGAGAGGATAAAGAGACAATCTCTTCCGGTACGCAGGCTGCCGCAGCCGGAGGTTTCACCGCTGTAGCGTGTATGCCAAATACCTCTCCTGTTCTCGATGAAGAGTCAAAGATTCGTTATGTGATTCAGCGGGGCGAGGGGTGTCCCTGCAGAATCTTTCCTGTCGGGGCGATAACAAAAAATCTGGAAGGGGAAGAACTTACACCCTTCGGTGAGATGATAAAGACCGGAGCCCGTGCGGTATCCGATGATGGAAAAGCGGTTTCTGACAGCAGGATAATGCGCAATGCATTGAATTATTCAAAATCTTTTAATATCCCTGTAATATGCCATAGTGAAGATTCTGATCTGAGCTCCAAGGGACATATGAATGAAGGTTTGGTTTCAACCAGAATGGGGATAAGGGGTATACCGGTTATTGCCGAAGATATCGGGGTGATGAGAGATATCCTTCTGGCTGAGTACACCGGGGCAAGGATTCATATCGCTCATGTCTCCACAGCCGGTGCGGTAAGGTTGATAAGAGATGCAAAACGCAGAGGGGTTAATGTGACTGCTGAAACCTGCCCACACTATTTTACCCTTACCGATGAAGAGATTGGGCTCTACGATACAAATAAAAAGATGAATCCTCCTCTGAGAACAGCTCTTGACAGAGAGGCCATCATTGAGGGACTCATTGACGGAACCATCGATGTGGTGGCAAGCGATCACGCACCCCACGTTTCGGAAGAGAAAGATGTGGAGTTTGAAGCCGCTGCATTCGGAGTGGTTGGCCTTGAAACATCTCTGGGTGTAGTGATGACTGTTCTGGTAAAAGAGAATAAACTCACACCTGCACAGATGGTTGAAAAAATGAGTTTAACGCCCAATAAAATTTTGGGAACTGAGGGGGGTACGCTATCGCCAGGTGCACCGGCAGACATCACCGTGATCGATCCTGACCGCTCATGGAAAGTTGAACCTGAAAAGTTCTTCTCCAAATCGCGCAATACTGCATTTGAAAATATGCAGCTCCAGGGTGAGGCTGTTTTTACTATTCTGGATGGCAGAATCGTTTTCGAACGTGAACGTGTTTAGCTTTGGTCTGAACTGCTGAAGAGTGCAGATTCAAAAAAACAACGGTTAGTTTATATTATAGAATTATTCTGCCAAGGCCGGAAACTCCTGTAACGCTGTTTTCGTTATTGAACAGAGGCTGTTCTGTAATTTCCACTGTACACAGAGAACCGCCTTTTTTCATCATTTCCACACGGTAAGTTGGTTGTTTTATACCTTTTAGTGAGAGTGAAGTGTGTTCGAGGGCTTTTTTGTTTATGGGGTTATCAGAGAGGAAATTTTCAAAATTCACCATAAATTCCTCATTCGAATAGCCAAGAGTTGTTTCTATCCCATAGGCATAAGTGAAGACCCCCTCTGTATCGTGCCTGTAAATGAAACATCTGGTAAACTGAGATAGTATCTTCATCAGCTTTTCAGAAAAACCGGACAGGTTTTCTGCACTGGTTTTAACCAAAGCAATATCTCTGGTCGTTTCTGTAATTCCTGTGCTTACACCGTTGATTGTACTTGAAACTTCAGAAATACCCTGGGCAGATTCGGTTACATTTTCAGCCACATCTTTTACACCACTGCTTACATGACTTACATTTTGTGCAATTTCATTAATGGTGCTGCTTTGCTGCTCAACAGCAACTACAATTGTCTTTGAAATCGTATTCACTTCTTCAATAACACTGGTTACCAATTCTATAGCTTTGACAGCAGATTCTGTATCGGCCTGCATTTGTTCTACTTGTTCTGAAATCTCCTTTGTTGCCTTTGAAGTCCCGGAGGCAAGCTCTTTAACTTCGTTTGCAACTACAGCAAACCCTTTTCCGGCATTTCCGGCACTTGCAGCCTCGATAGTGGCATTGAGGGCCAGGAGGTTTGTCTGGCTTGCAATTGAGTTTATCAGCTCTACCACCTTACCGACAGATCTTGTTGCGGCACTTAGTCGGTCCATTGATTCTTTACTGGTGCTTGCATGCTTTGTTGCTTCTTCGGAGATCGCGAGCTCTTTTTGACAATTACCGGCTACTTCGTTGAGTGATGCACTCATCTCTTCCACTGCAGTGGCAACTGAATCAGCTGAATTAGACATCTCTTCGGCGGCTGTGGAGATAGAATTGATATTAGTAGATGCCTGCTGTGCTGATGAAGCAACGGTAACACTTTGTGTACTCATCTCCTCGGAGGTGGAGGAGATGTGAATTGATGCAGCCAGAAGCTCGGAAGCTGAAGAGGCTACATTGTCTGCAGTGCTGGTAATATTACCCATCACATCACTGAGTTTTCCTGTCAGATTGTTAAATGATTCGACCAGGTCTCCAAGTTCATCATTGCCGGCTTTTATATCAAGCTTTTGAGAAAAATCTCCATTACTTAGTTTCTTGTTAACTTTTACCAATTCAAGCAATGGTGCTTGAATTTTTCTTTTAATATATCTTAGCAGCAATAATAAAACTATTCCCAGAAACGGTACTATCCAGAAAATGTGTTTCCAGCTTGCAACTGCAAAAATATAGGTTACAAGAGAGGAAAAAAAAGCAAAAGATATAATTGTAAAACTTATAAAGGAAGTAACTGAGCTTTTAAAAATCATTTTTGTGGTCATTATTAAAGACAAAACAGCTGCAGTCAATGATATTAAATAGATTAAATGCAGGCTCATAGTTTTATACTCCTGTTGTTAATGCCTAAGCCACGGAATTCTCTCTTCTCAGATAATTATATCTGATTGGTATGTTAATTACCATCGTTTTTTTGGTTAAAACACAGTTAAACAGAATCTGCAATGTGGTGATTTAAAAATTGAACTATGTGTAAATGCGAATAAGTAAATTAGCTGATTGCATGCTCGTCAGGTTGGGAGAATTTTTGAGGGGGGGAATAGGTTATTGAACTGCTGAGTATTTCAGCGTGGTCGTAACTGAATGATTTCTTCCTGAGAGAACAAATTCGATTTTTGTGTTTCTGCTTATCCATTCTGTTCTAACCGTAAGAAAACCAATCCCTGCGGCAAACCCCCATTTGGATCTGTTATCTTTATACATGTCATTTGTCCAGTCGTGCTGTTCAGCTGCGGGGCTACCATAAAGCGGGATAAGATACTCCCTGAGTTCTTCATAATCTCTGAAATATCTGGTAGGATTTGAATTCGGCTGGCTTATATTACAGTGGACCCGTACAAGCCTGCCCTCTTCAAAAATATAGAAAAGCTGAGTCAGATAGCCAAACATTTCAAGTTCATACTCCAAAGTGTCATCACAGCCCCCTATAAAGGACGCATCTTCCGCCGCTCTGACCTGCTCTTTTGACATATACCATTTAACAGATCTGAAATTACTTGCTGAGTCCCCGGCAACAAGCTCTATTAGTGAGGACCTCTGTGAAGAAATTGTTTCTGTACCTGAAAGATCACGGTTGCTTTGTTGTTGAGGATTATTTCCCTGAGATGTCATTTTCCGATCTTCTATAAAATTCCAGGTGCCATCACTTTGGAGTCTTACCCGCCTGCCATCCTCTGTGACCGCGATATGATCGGCAAACAAAGCTGAGAAAAGTAAAATGGTGGAAATTATAGATAATCTTGTGATCATGAAAATCTCGCTTAGAATGTGAATCCCTGATATAGTCTACAGTTTATATACCCTTTTTTCAAGGGGTATTTTGTCAAAGGGAGTGGTGAGGGGCGAAGGGCTGCAATGGAGATTGCGAACCCGCTCACTTACTGTGGTGGTCTCGGTAGTTAAATATGGGGTAGTGGTTCAGCTTGAAAGATCAGTTATTACCACAACATTTCTTGTACTTTTTTCCGCTTTCACACGGGCACATCTCATTTCTTCCAATCTTTACAAAAGGTGCGGTGGCGTTTGGGATATCATTGTTACATTCATATTTTATGTACTCACTCCAAAATTTATGGATCAACGGAATGGCTTTACCAATATAACTATACATTTCACAGTCATTTTCATCCCCAGCATCTTTTGACCGGTCTGGATATTCACAGTCGTCAAAAAAATGGATTATTGGCGTTAGGAGCACAACTAATTCAGCATCTTCATTAAATTGATATAATAACTCCTCACCCCAAAAGACCATTCCTCTCGAAAAACCGCTGCACCATTTCTTAACCCCGCTATTATCATGTTCGGAAAACGGGGTGTCAAGTAAAGGCTCAAAGGTTTGCGAATCTATTTGAGTAATTATTTCCTCTTCCATTTCAGCAATAAGGGTTTTAACTTTTTCAATTTCGCTGGTCGATTCAAGGACCGGCGTTTCGTCACTTTTTTTTAAAATGTAGGGTAAATAATCGTCTGTTAACACCATATTGGGGCCAATCTTCAATGCTGTAAGCATTCCATGTACTTCTCCGGGAGTACATACTTCATCTTCGGGTATTACTGAAAGAGCTTCTTTTAATTCCGACAATTTTTTTTGATTCATAACACCAACTTTGTGATTTCAGCCCAATTGTGCATAGTAAAAGTATCAGAAAATTTGGGGTGCTTATGTTCCCAGAACGTTGTCTGTGCGTCCCCATATGAAAATACTATATTAAACAAGGTCGCTAAAATATATGATATATCGCAATTTCAATTAATAGTATAAATAACGGGAGCTTTGCTATGAATTGTCTAATATGCCTGATAGTTGTTCTTTCGATTGTTGTGTCTCATGCCGGGACAGTCAGTGAATTTATAACTATCGATCAGTTTGGGTACAGACCTCAGGCTGCCAAAATTGCAGTTATAAGAGACCCGGTAATAGGTTTTGATTCACTTAAAACATTCACTCCTGGTGCTCAGTATGCGGTGATGGATAACCATAGCGGCGAACAGATATTTACGGGTACTCCTGTTGAGTGGAATGAGGGACGTGTTGATTCGTCATCGGGCGACAGAGCATGGTGGTTTGATTTCTCATCTGTAGCAGAAGAGGGAACTTACTATATACTCGACGTGGAACAGGATCTCAGATCCCACTCTTTTGTTATTGCCCCCACTGTTTATGATGAAATTCTTAAGCATGCAGTAAGGACATTTTTTTATCAGCGCGCAGGGTTTGAAAAAGAAGCCCGGTATGCAGGAGAAGGGTGGGCTGATGGAGCGAGTCATGTCGGCCCTCTGCAGGATATGAACGCCAGATGTTTTTTTGATCAGGACAGGATAATCCCGAAACCGAACGGGACCTTCATGGAGGGTGGTATGATGCCGGTGATTACAATAAATATTCAGCCTGGACTGCAAATTACATAGTCACCTTTTTACATGCATATCAGGAGAATCCCTATGCATGGGGCGATGACTACAATATTCCTGAATCAGGTAATGGGATACCCGACATCCTGGATGAAACCATGTTTGGTATGGACTGGCTCATGCGGATGCAAAATGAGGATGGTTCTGTTTTGAGCGTAATGGGCTTGTCGCATGCATCACCCCCCTCATCGGCCACTGGCCAAAGCTTATACGGCCCTGCAAATACAATTGCTACCCGTAGAACAGCAGCAGCATTTGCACTGGGAGCTACAGTCTTTCGAAGATCCGGTTTAAGTCAGCTTGAAAACTACGCGGATACTCTTCACAACAGAGCCCTTTTAGCCTGGCAGTGGGCAGAAACGTATCCCGACTCAATTTTTCACAATAATAGGGATCAGAATAATTCCCGGGGGCTTGCTGCAGGAAATCAGGAAGTTGATGATACTGAAAGATTGGCAGCCAAACTTGAAGCTGCAGTATATCTTTTTGAGTTAACAGGTGATACACAGTTCAGGGCTTTGTTTGATGAAAATTACAAGCAACTGCCGCTTTTTCTCTGGAATAATGTTGTGGATCAGTATCGTTTCAGACATCAGTCAATGTACAAATATTATGCTGCATTACCAGATGCAACTCCGGCAGTACGGGATGAAATCCGTTCATCTCTTACTGCCGGCTATAACCGGAATGGAAATTACATAGAAAGACTGGTCTCTCAGGCAGATCCCTACAGAGCGTTTATAGATCACTACAACTGGGGTTCAAATGCATACAAGTCAACCTATGGCATATCTTTCTGGCAGCTTAACAAATACAGCCTCGCTCAGACCGAAGAGGTAGATTTTCTCCAGGCTGCAGAAAGTTACCTGCACTATATTCATGGTGTGA is part of the Chitinispirillum alkaliphilum genome and harbors:
- a CDS encoding Methyl-accepting chemotaxis protein → MTTKMIFKSSVTSFISFTIISFAFFSSLVTYIFAVASWKHIFWIVPFLGIVLLLLLRYIKRKIQAPLLELVKVNKKLSNGDFSQKLDIKAGNDELGDLVESFNNLTGKLSDVMGNITSTADNVASSASELLAASIHISSTSEEMSTQSVTVASSAQQASTNINSISTAAEEMSNSADSVATAVEEMSASLNEVAGNCQKELAISEEATKHASTSKESMDRLSAATRSVGKVVELINSIASQTNLLALNATIEAASAGNAGKGFAVVANEVKELASGTSKATKEISEQVEQMQADTESAVKAIELVTSVIEEVNTISKTIVVAVEQQSSTINEIAQNVSHVSSGVKDVAENVTESAQGISEVSSTINGVSTGITETTRDIALVKTSAENLSGFSEKLMKILSQFTRCFIYRHDTEGVFTYAYGIETTLGYSNEEFMVNFENFLSDNPINKKALEHTSLSLKGIKQPTYRVEMMKKGGSLCTVEITEQPLFNNENSVTGVSGLGRIIL
- a CDS encoding Dihydroorotase; this translates as MPQLSQEQPSFVLKNGRVIDPANNVDSICDVFVCDGRIKSVGKDISQQYSETRVIDVKGTWVVPGLMDMHVHLREPGREDKETISSGTQAAAAGGFTAVACMPNTSPVLDEESKIRYVIQRGEGCPCRIFPVGAITKNLEGEELTPFGEMIKTGARAVSDDGKAVSDSRIMRNALNYSKSFNIPVICHSEDSDLSSKGHMNEGLVSTRMGIRGIPVIAEDIGVMRDILLAEYTGARIHIAHVSTAGAVRLIRDAKRRGVNVTAETCPHYFTLTDEEIGLYDTNKKMNPPLRTALDREAIIEGLIDGTIDVVASDHAPHVSEEKDVEFEAAAFGVVGLETSLGVVMTVLVKENKLTPAQMVEKMSLTPNKILGTEGGTLSPGAPADITVIDPDRSWKVEPEKFFSKSRNTAFENMQLQGEAVFTILDGRIVFERERV
- a CDS encoding Aspartate carbamoyltransferase; amino-acid sequence: MGLEIQHLLGLENVSREDIKLILDTADSFYEVLQREIKVVPTLRGKTVVNLFYEDSTRTRISFELAEKRLSASPMNFSASTSSVKKGETLKDTIRNIEAMKIDMVVVRHSAAGVPYFLTQCTDAVIVNAGDGLHEHPTQALLDMMTIRQKLGKLQGLKVAIIGDIFHSRVARSNAWGMKTMGVDVVLCGPPTLLPQHPYSLGVNVTDSVEEAIEGADVVMMLRMQLERQSSGVFPSIREYRDRYGLDLEKISKLSKDALIMHPGPVNRGVELASTVADSPNSVILDQVTNGVAVRMAVLYLLGGGESE
- a CDS encoding endoglucanase, which codes for MFGMDWLMRMQNEDGSVLSVMGLSHASPPSSATGQSLYGPANTIATRRTAAAFALGATVFRRSGLSQLENYADTLHNRALLAWQWAETYPDSIFHNNRDQNNSRGLAAGNQEVDDTERLAAKLEAAVYLFELTGDTQFRALFDENYKQLPLFLWNNVVDQYRFRHQSMYKYYAALPDATPAVRDEIRSSLTAGYNRNGNYIERLVSQADPYRAFIDHYNWGSNAYKSTYGISFWQLNKYSLAQTEEVDFLQAAESYLHYIHGVNPLGMVYLSNMGEYGAGKSVTQFFHAWFSNGSPKWDEVGVSEYGPAPGFLTGGPNKFYDWDGCCPSDCDSPVNNARCFEESIQPPRNQPPQKSYKDFNTSWPLNSWEVTENSCGYQSDYIRLLSKFVSNQGFSSVIPGSSERVSFGLESVKKITVRNNVLEFSLPANVRAGKPVQVDIFSLSGKLLNTVQIDSAPGKNRVDLPSENLSSGTILVRLRMDGNTVFRNMVYLK
- a CDS encoding endoglucanase; this translates as MNCLICLIVVLSIVVSHAGTVSEFITIDQFGYRPQAAKIAVIRDPVIGFDSLKTFTPGAQYAVMDNHSGEQIFTGTPVEWNEGRVDSSSGDRAWWFDFSSVAEEGTYYILDVEQDLRSHSFVIAPTVYDEILKHAVRTFFYQRAGFEKEARYAGEGWADGASHVGPLQDMNARCFFDQDRIIPKPNGTFMEGGMMPVITINIQPGLQIT